A genomic region of Methanobacterium sp. SMA-27 contains the following coding sequences:
- a CDS encoding beta-ribofuranosylaminobenzene 5'-phosphate synthase, whose protein sequence is MIIETPSRLHLTLIDLNGIYGRIDGGVGITIEKPCLNLEAEPTDDGIEVLFSKSSNKTSDIIEDYTLKIQQSTLKIMNALEIEGGYKFTIDEAYPPHSGLGSGTQLSLAAAKLVSKMNNKDIKAFDLAKIVGRGGTSGIGVESFENGGFIVDGGHESVEKPSFLPSSASNASPPPIIARYDFPMDWKIILVIPDVERGVSGAKEIDAFKNHCPIQLHEVEKLSHLLLMKLMPSVLESDLDSFGKSINNIQDIGFKKIENKLQNPCIGQIMKNLRDAGAAGAGMSSFGPTVYAVTDTNEQDIVSAANDAIENVGGEIINTRARNKGAKLIE, encoded by the coding sequence TTGATAATTGAAACTCCATCCCGGCTCCACTTAACCCTAATAGATCTTAACGGTATCTATGGTAGGATAGACGGTGGAGTAGGAATCACTATAGAAAAACCATGCCTCAATCTTGAAGCTGAACCAACAGATGATGGAATTGAAGTGTTATTTTCTAAATCTAGTAATAAGACCTCAGATATAATTGAGGATTATACACTAAAAATTCAACAATCAACACTTAAGATTATGAATGCACTTGAAATTGAAGGTGGATACAAATTTACAATAGATGAAGCATATCCTCCCCATTCAGGTTTGGGTTCAGGTACTCAATTATCCCTTGCTGCTGCTAAACTTGTTTCCAAGATGAATAATAAGGATATAAAGGCTTTCGATCTGGCTAAAATTGTAGGAAGAGGGGGCACATCAGGGATAGGTGTGGAATCATTTGAAAATGGTGGTTTCATAGTAGATGGCGGTCATGAAAGTGTTGAAAAACCTAGTTTCCTTCCATCATCTGCTTCTAATGCTTCGCCGCCTCCAATAATAGCAAGGTATGATTTTCCAATGGATTGGAAAATAATTCTTGTGATACCCGATGTGGAGAGAGGTGTTTCAGGTGCAAAGGAAATAGATGCATTTAAAAACCATTGTCCAATACAATTGCATGAAGTTGAAAAATTATCCCATCTACTTTTAATGAAACTTATGCCTTCAGTTTTAGAATCTGACTTGGATTCATTTGGAAAATCTATAAATAATATACAGGATATAGGCTTTAAGAAAATCGAAAATAAACTCCAAAATCCATGTATTGGTCAAATAATGAAGAATTTAAGGGATGCCGGTGCTGCAGGAGCAGGTATGAGTAGTTTTGGTCCAACTGTTTATGCAGTTACAGATACAAATGAACAAGATATAGTAAGTGCAGCAAATGATGCAATTGAAAATGTTGGTGGAGAAATTATCAATACTCGTGCAAGGAATAAGGGTGCAAAACTAATTGAATAA
- the hacB gene encoding homoaconitase small subunit, protein MEKIEGKVWKFRDSIDTDVIIAGRYLRTFSLDDLASHVMEAEDPEFAEKVQRGDIIVAGWNFGCGSSREQAPVALKHAGISAIIAKSFARIFYRNAINIGLPVITADVEAESEDIMCIDLENGIILNKTSGKEFIIKPFDQFMLDILNNGGLVKHYLKANEE, encoded by the coding sequence ATGGAAAAGATAGAAGGGAAGGTTTGGAAATTTAGGGATAGTATTGATACAGATGTTATAATTGCTGGCAGATATCTTAGAACATTCAGTCTTGATGATCTTGCATCGCATGTAATGGAAGCAGAAGATCCTGAATTTGCAGAAAAGGTTCAAAGAGGAGATATAATTGTTGCTGGTTGGAATTTTGGATGTGGATCGTCAAGGGAACAGGCTCCTGTTGCCCTTAAACATGCAGGTATATCCGCAATAATTGCAAAATCTTTTGCAAGGATATTTTATCGAAATGCAATAAATATAGGGCTTCCTGTAATAACAGCCGATGTTGAAGCAGAAAGTGAAGATATTATGTGTATAGACCTTGAAAATGGGATAATATTGAATAAGACCTCTGGTAAAGAATTTATAATAAAACCTTTTGATCAATTTATGCTGGACATCTTGAACAACGGAGGACTTGTAAAACATTACCTTAAAGCTAACGAAGAATAA
- a CDS encoding HVO_0476 family zinc finger protein codes for MKCTVCGSESCEILKSKGKTSKELLLKCNKCGNIFRETVEVEKPVDVRVVVSEYESSHKTLVKLYPDEFLEFEGVLDLDGRPAQITSIENKRGGRVMVSPVSEIDTIWATYIDTPARVGISVDYGGRILSRKVQVDREFEFTIGDVVKLGDVLFKIRAMKTQDRKMRKGFAKAFVIKRVYGRPGDDLKRYQYDLTSKIFKLDGVETDEEK; via the coding sequence ATGAAATGTACTGTTTGCGGATCTGAATCCTGCGAAATATTAAAATCCAAGGGTAAAACCTCCAAAGAACTTTTATTGAAATGTAATAAATGTGGAAACATTTTCAGAGAAACTGTAGAAGTTGAAAAACCCGTTGATGTTCGTGTTGTTGTAAGTGAATATGAATCATCCCATAAAACATTGGTGAAGTTGTATCCCGATGAATTTTTGGAGTTTGAAGGTGTTCTAGATCTTGATGGACGTCCGGCTCAGATAACCTCCATTGAAAATAAGAGAGGTGGTAGGGTAATGGTGAGTCCTGTTTCAGAGATTGACACTATATGGGCCACATATATAGATACTCCCGCTCGTGTCGGAATCTCAGTCGATTATGGTGGAAGAATACTATCTAGAAAGGTTCAAGTTGATAGGGAATTTGAATTCACAATTGGGGATGTTGTTAAATTAGGAGATGTACTTTTTAAGATAAGAGCCATGAAAACCCAGGATAGAAAGATGAGAAAGGGTTTTGCTAAGGCATTTGTGATTAAAAGAGTATATGGTCGGCCAGGAGATGATTTAAAGCGTTACCAATATGATTTAACTTCTAAAATATTTAAGTTGGATGGTGTTGAAACAGATGAGGAAAAATAG
- a CDS encoding protein-L-isoaspartate O-methyltransferase, translating to MRKNREQLVSNLSDRGYINSEIVKDAMIKVPREEFMTPETKSYAYLDRPIPLKNGQTISAPHMVAIICEKLGLQKGMKVLEIGTGFGYNAAVVAEIIGPEGHVYTIERIETLKNTAEQNLNRTGYSKNVTVILGDGTNGYNEQAPYDRIYATASAPKIPEPLKKQLKIGGRLITPIGRDTSVQELLCLTRINENEYKSHNLGGVVFVPMIGEHGWPE from the coding sequence ATGAGGAAAAATAGAGAACAATTAGTTTCCAACCTTTCAGATAGGGGATATATAAATTCCGAAATAGTCAAAGATGCCATGATAAAGGTTCCACGTGAAGAATTCATGACTCCTGAAACAAAGAGTTATGCATATCTTGATAGGCCAATACCTTTAAAAAATGGTCAAACAATATCTGCACCTCATATGGTTGCTATTATATGCGAAAAACTTGGCCTTCAAAAAGGTATGAAGGTTTTAGAGATAGGGACCGGTTTTGGGTATAATGCTGCTGTGGTGGCAGAGATAATTGGCCCCGAAGGACATGTTTATACTATTGAACGAATTGAAACTTTAAAAAATACTGCTGAACAGAATTTAAATCGTACAGGTTATTCTAAAAATGTTACTGTAATATTGGGTGATGGTACCAACGGATACAACGAACAGGCCCCTTACGATCGAATATACGCCACTGCAAGTGCACCAAAGATACCAGAGCCTTTAAAAAAACAGTTAAAAATTGGGGGACGATTGATAACTCCAATTGGTCGGGATACATCAGTTCAAGAGTTACTTTGTTTAACAAGGATCAATGAGAATGAATACAAGTCCCATAATCTTGGTGGTGTTGTTTTTGTTCCAATGATAGGGGAACATGGTTGGCCAGAGTAA
- a CDS encoding tRNA (N(6)-L-threonylcarbamoyladenosine(37)-C(2))-methylthiotransferase, giving the protein MKIYIDTFGCTFNQADSQIMAGLLNENNGSLTSSIDDADVIIINTCYVKHPTEQKVITKIQRLKNRFPDKKLIISGCMVEIDPEKLEKAAPEASWIGPHKIQNAPEIVKSVMDGNIVRATGYSNKSKVCLPKIRSNPLIHIIQICEGCDGVCSYCCTRFARGSLQSYSIEMIKREAEQAVSEGCKEIQLTAQDSAAFGKDSGESLSNLMKHIADIEGDFKIRVGMMHPKSMMGDVEGIIDAFKRDKFYKFLHIPIQSGNNKILSDMNRCHSVEEFKAIVTKFKEEIPDISISTDIIVGYPTEDDDAFLDTMELIQEIKPDFLHISKYMHRPGTTSSDLKEIGYNAMKKRSKALKYLKEKIAIENNMELIGTTQKVLVTNKGSKGGYVARTNSYKTVIIENAIIGTFLDVVITDAKPTYLIGSKLD; this is encoded by the coding sequence ATGAAGATATACATTGATACATTTGGATGTACATTTAATCAAGCAGATTCTCAAATAATGGCGGGATTATTGAATGAGAATAATGGAAGTTTAACAAGTTCTATTGACGATGCTGATGTAATCATTATAAACACATGTTATGTAAAGCATCCTACTGAACAGAAGGTTATAACCAAGATTCAAAGGTTAAAGAATAGGTTTCCAGATAAAAAATTGATAATTTCAGGGTGTATGGTTGAAATAGATCCTGAAAAACTTGAAAAAGCCGCTCCAGAAGCTAGCTGGATTGGGCCTCATAAAATCCAAAATGCACCAGAAATAGTTAAATCAGTTATGGATGGAAATATTGTTAGAGCTACAGGTTATTCTAATAAATCAAAGGTTTGTCTTCCAAAAATACGTTCAAACCCTTTAATACATATTATCCAGATATGTGAGGGCTGTGATGGTGTGTGTAGTTACTGTTGCACAAGATTTGCCAGAGGAAGTCTTCAGAGTTACTCCATTGAAATGATTAAAAGAGAAGCTGAACAGGCAGTATCTGAAGGATGTAAAGAAATACAACTAACTGCACAGGACTCAGCAGCATTCGGTAAAGATAGTGGAGAATCACTTTCTAATTTGATGAAACATATTGCAGATATTGAAGGTGATTTTAAGATTAGAGTGGGTATGATGCATCCAAAAAGTATGATGGGTGATGTTGAAGGGATAATTGATGCATTTAAACGAGATAAATTCTATAAGTTTCTGCATATTCCTATTCAAAGTGGAAATAATAAAATACTTAGTGATATGAATCGTTGCCATAGTGTAGAAGAATTCAAAGCTATAGTAACAAAGTTTAAAGAAGAAATACCAGATATTTCAATTTCAACTGATATCATAGTGGGATATCCAACAGAAGATGATGATGCATTTTTAGATACTATGGAATTAATTCAAGAAATAAAACCTGATTTTCTACATATTTCTAAATATATGCACAGGCCAGGTACAACCTCTTCTGATCTTAAAGAAATAGGATATAATGCCATGAAGAAACGTTCCAAGGCACTTAAATACTTGAAAGAAAAAATTGCAATTGAAAATAATATGGAATTGATTGGAACAACACAGAAGGTTTTAGTAACAAATAAAGGTAGTAAAGGTGGATATGTTGCACGTACAAACTCATATAAAACAGTTATTATTGAAAATGCTATTATTGGAACATTTTTAGATGTTGTTATAACTGATGCAAAGCCCACGTATTTAATTGGATCAAAATTAGATTAA
- a CDS encoding cation-translocating P-type ATPase: MPLSDMDKSKVESVESCKYCSANIFEEKEPENKFKAIYIIGISAIILILGLYLNFFTDQKTFALILFLTVAIISGYEIIPNGIKALIKGKFSISLLITIAAIGAFLIGEGAEGASVIFLFYIAEYLEDYAGERARKSIGSLIKLAPQTAIVKRGEKNFKLHAHAVEINEVVVVKPGDKIPLDGIVINGISTVNQSAITGESLPVIKKEGNNVFAGTINEEGYLEVKVTKTSDETVISKIIELVKASQQKKSKTEAFIDKFSNYYTPGVLGLAVLVTTIPPFIFGLNFDTWFYRALVLLVVSCPCALAISTPVSMVSGITAGTKNGVLIKGGEYIEEMQNIKTMVFDKTGTLTEGKLELTDIIELNNYSKNELLQIASSLEAKSKHPLAEAIISYSEKEIDLKFKKVYDFESVTGMGIKGNIDNKVFYIGKKGLFKNNPEFPDKIINKIENEGKTTVMIGDDKHIIGLIGLMDKIRPLSKKTITILKEKNIRTIMLTGDNKGTARAVSSEIGINDYYSGLLPKDKVEIINKLIDKDKHVAMVGDGVNDAPALAISNVGIAMGTAGSDVAIETADIALMHDDFSKINYLIDLSRRTMSIVKQNVSLSIIVKGSFAIFAVLGFVSLWMAVAFGDMGLTLAVILNAIRIGTN; the protein is encoded by the coding sequence ATGCCACTGAGTGATATGGACAAAAGCAAAGTAGAATCAGTTGAATCCTGTAAATATTGTTCAGCAAACATATTCGAAGAAAAAGAACCCGAAAACAAATTTAAAGCCATATATATCATTGGAATATCCGCTATAATCTTGATATTAGGTTTATATTTAAACTTCTTTACTGATCAAAAAACTTTTGCATTAATCCTATTTTTAACGGTTGCAATAATTTCAGGATATGAAATAATTCCCAATGGAATTAAAGCACTTATTAAAGGGAAATTCAGTATTAGTTTGTTAATTACAATAGCTGCTATAGGGGCATTTTTAATTGGGGAAGGAGCCGAAGGAGCATCTGTAATATTCTTATTCTATATAGCAGAATACCTAGAAGACTACGCTGGAGAAAGAGCTAGAAAATCCATTGGATCCCTTATAAAACTTGCTCCACAAACAGCCATTGTCAAAAGAGGAGAAAAAAATTTTAAATTACACGCCCATGCAGTAGAAATAAACGAAGTGGTAGTTGTTAAACCTGGAGATAAGATTCCCTTAGATGGTATTGTTATTAATGGTATTTCCACAGTTAATCAATCAGCAATAACTGGTGAAAGTTTACCTGTAATTAAAAAAGAGGGGAATAATGTTTTTGCAGGTACAATAAATGAAGAGGGATATTTAGAAGTAAAAGTAACAAAAACCTCTGATGAAACAGTAATATCAAAAATTATAGAACTGGTTAAAGCTTCACAACAAAAAAAATCAAAAACAGAAGCATTTATAGACAAATTTTCCAATTACTACACACCAGGAGTATTGGGACTTGCAGTATTGGTTACAACCATACCTCCATTTATTTTTGGATTAAATTTTGACACCTGGTTTTACAGAGCCTTAGTATTACTTGTAGTATCCTGCCCATGTGCATTGGCAATATCAACCCCAGTTTCAATGGTTTCTGGGATAACTGCAGGTACAAAAAATGGGGTGTTGATAAAAGGAGGAGAATATATTGAAGAAATGCAGAATATCAAAACTATGGTGTTCGACAAAACAGGAACACTTACAGAAGGTAAGTTAGAGTTAACAGACATAATAGAATTAAATAACTACTCAAAAAATGAATTACTTCAAATTGCAAGTTCATTGGAAGCCAAATCTAAACATCCACTGGCGGAAGCTATAATTAGTTACAGTGAAAAAGAAATTGATTTGAAATTTAAGAAAGTTTACGACTTTGAATCTGTTACAGGAATGGGCATTAAAGGTAATATCGATAATAAAGTGTTTTATATAGGAAAAAAAGGTTTATTTAAAAATAATCCAGAATTTCCTGATAAAATAATAAATAAAATTGAGAACGAAGGCAAAACAACTGTTATGATTGGTGATGACAAACATATTATTGGGTTAATAGGATTAATGGACAAAATTAGACCCCTTTCTAAAAAAACCATTACCATACTTAAAGAAAAGAATATAAGAACCATAATGCTTACTGGAGATAATAAAGGAACAGCTAGAGCAGTATCTTCTGAAATAGGTATAAATGATTATTATTCTGGATTATTACCCAAAGATAAAGTTGAAATTATCAACAAACTAATTGATAAAGATAAACACGTTGCAATGGTTGGTGATGGTGTAAATGATGCACCTGCACTAGCCATATCAAATGTAGGTATTGCAATGGGGACTGCGGGTTCAGATGTAGCTATAGAAACTGCAGATATTGCTTTAATGCACGATGACTTCTCAAAAATTAATTATTTAATAGACTTAAGTAGAAGAACAATGTCCATTGTTAAACAAAACGTTTCTTTATCAATTATTGTTAAGGGGTCATTCGCTATTTTTGCTGTACTTGGATTCGTATCATTGTGGATGGCAGTAGCATTTGGAGACATGGGACTAACCCTGGCTGTTATTTTAAATGCAATAAGAATCGGAACAAACTAA
- a CDS encoding metalloregulator ArsR/SmtB family transcription factor, whose translation MVICTFNHMKNNDLCEIQSSNNEAVKEVKSNMLDDSILLDVSENFKIFGDLTRIKILHALYQKELCVCDISAVLGANQSTISHQLRILRGKNLVNFRKDGKMAYYSLADEHVVKIIEMGVEHATE comes from the coding sequence ATGGTCATATGTACATTTAACCATATGAAGAATAATGATCTCTGTGAAATTCAATCTAGTAACAATGAAGCAGTTAAAGAAGTCAAATCAAATATGCTCGATGATTCTATCCTATTAGATGTATCAGAGAACTTTAAGATATTTGGTGATCTAACAAGAATCAAGATACTACATGCATTGTATCAAAAAGAACTTTGTGTCTGTGATATATCTGCTGTTCTTGGTGCAAACCAATCAACTATATCCCATCAGTTACGAATTTTAAGGGGAAAAAATCTAGTTAATTTTAGAAAAGATGGCAAAATGGCCTATTATTCACTAGCAGACGAACATGTTGTAAAAATAATAGAAATGGGAGTAGAACATGCCACTGAGTGA
- a CDS encoding YrzE family protein, translated as MSYLICEECGKYYELNEGKSSFSYAKCECGGKLNYSSTLNGSKKNYIPSNDQKITCSTCGVVNSENSVICSGCGRELINVSKKSPNVSISILGVAVGFGFLIIAIVLSVLAIFGTNIPQKTEDIPQNFLIAFGILAMCVAIISGLISSYIGGSINFKNGIINGGLVGVILGIMVGITSGSLAFFGVIAIFGSLSVVGGIFGTLLKRKKL; from the coding sequence ATGTCTTATTTAATCTGTGAAGAATGTGGGAAATACTATGAACTAAATGAGGGTAAATCTTCCTTCAGTTATGCCAAATGCGAGTGTGGTGGAAAATTAAATTATTCATCTACATTAAATGGATCTAAAAAAAATTACATACCTTCTAATGATCAAAAAATCACCTGTTCAACCTGTGGAGTTGTAAATTCCGAAAATTCGGTTATATGTTCGGGTTGTGGCAGAGAATTAATAAATGTATCAAAAAAATCTCCAAATGTAAGTATAAGTATACTTGGTGTTGCAGTAGGATTTGGATTTTTAATCATTGCAATTGTATTATCTGTACTAGCAATATTCGGAACTAATATTCCTCAGAAAACTGAAGATATTCCCCAAAATTTTTTAATCGCCTTTGGAATATTGGCTATGTGTGTGGCAATAATTTCAGGGTTGATTTCTTCGTACATAGGTGGAAGTATCAACTTCAAAAATGGAATTATAAATGGGGGTCTTGTTGGAGTTATTTTAGGGATTATGGTTGGAATTACAAGTGGAAGTCTGGCTTTCTTTGGAGTTATAGCAATATTTGGTTCATTATCTGTTGTTGGGGGAATATTTGGAACACTTTTAAAGAGAAAAAAATTATAA